The region CACACCGTGGCGGGATCAAGACGGTGATCATTCCGGAAGAGAACGTACGCGATCTCAAGGAAATTCCTGACAACATCAAGCGTGATCTGCAGATTAAACCAGTTAAATGGATTGACGAGGTCCTGCAAATTGCGCTGCAATACGCGCCGGAGCCCTTGCCGGATGTGGCTCCGGAGATCGTTACAAAGGATGAGAAGCGCGAGTCTGACTCTAAGGAAAGAATTAGCACGCATTAGTACGGATTTGCCTGGGGGGCTTCCTTGACAGCTTTTTAGAGCCCTTGTTATAAAGCGGCTCTTAAGTGTCTGTAGGCCATTCAGCACTCGTTTTTGCTTTCACCAAAAAACTTAGAATCATACTCAAATAGATATAAGGGGACTTAGAGTGAACAAGTCGGAACTGATTGATGCTATCGCTGCATCCGCTGATATCCCGAAAGCTGCTGCTGGCCGTGCGCTGGACGCTGTGATCGAATCCGTCACTGGCGCTCTCAAGGCTGGCGACTCCGTTGTTCTGGTTGGCTTCGGTACGTTCTCCGTAACCGATCGTCCGGCTCGCATCGGTCGTAACCCACAGACCGGTAAGACGCTGGAAATCGCAGCCGCCAAAAAACCAGGTTTCAAAGCCGGTAAAGCACTGAAAGAAGCTGTTAACTAAGTTCGATTCAGGTTTTTACCTATCCGGGTCGGGGTCATGCCTGACCTGGCAGCGGAGCGGTCGTCCAATCAGCAATTTGCCGATTTGAGACGCCGAGGCTCGCAAGTTCGAGTCATCGGTCCGCTCCGCCAGTTACGAGAAGGCGCATCCTCGGATGCGCCTTTCTTCTATCCGGATTCTACCCACGCTCCACGGTTGCCTAATTTTGAAGTTCAACCGTTTCTGGGGGACGCATGCTGCAGAATATCAGGGACAATTCACAAGGCTGGATTGCCAAGACCATTATTGGAGTCATCGTTGCACTGATGGCTTTGACCGGTTTCGACGCCATCTTCAAGGCCACTACGCACAGCAATGATGCGGCCAAGGTCAACGGTGAAGAAATTAGCCAGAACGAGCTCAGTCAGGCCGTCGATATGCAACGCCGTCAGCTGATGCAACAGCTGGGCAAGGATTTCGATGCCTCATTGCTTGACGAAAAGATGCTACGCGAATCAGCGCTTAAAGGCCTGATCGATCGTAAGCTGCTGCTGCAAGGCGCAGAAAAATCGAAATTTGCGTTCTCTGAAGCCTCCTTGGACCAAGTGATCCTGCTGACGCCGGAGTTCCAGGTCGACGGTAAGTTCAGCTCTGAGCGTTTTGACCAAGTGATTCGTCAACTGGGCTACAGTCGGCTGCAGTTCCGCCAGATGCTGGCTCAGGAAATGCTGATCGGCCAGTTGCGCGCCGGCTTGGCGGGCAGTGGTTTTGTCACCGATGCACAGGTCTTGGCTTTCGCTCGTCTGGAAAAACAGACTCGTGATTTCGCTTTCCTGAACATCAAGGTGGACCCTGCAGCGGTGAAGTTGACCGACGATGAGGTCAAGGCCTACTACGACGAACACGCCAAGGAATTCATGACACCTGATCAGGTTGTTATTGATTATCTGGAGTTGAAGAAGGCTTCATTCTTTGATCAGGTCGCCGTCAAGGACGAAGACCTGCAAGCGGCGTATCAGAAAGAAATCGCTAACCTGGCTGAACAACGTCGTGCTGCGCACATTTTGATCGAAGTTAACGACAAGATGACCGAAGCCCAAGCCAAGGCCAAGATCGAAGAGATTCAAGCGCGCCTGGCAAAGGGTGAGAAGTTCGAAGCTCTGGCTAAAGAGTTCTCCCAGGATCCGGGTTCGGCGAGCAGTGGGGGCGATCTCGGATATGCAGGTCCTGGCGTTTACGATCCAGCCTTTGAAAAAGCGCTGTACTCGTTGACCAAGGATCAGGTCTCGGCTCCGGTTCGTACCGACTTCGGTTTCCACCTTATCAAGCTGTTGGGTGTTGAAGCGCCTGAGGTGCCGACGTTTGCCAGCTTGAAAAACAAGCTGACTCGCGAACTGAAAACCCAGCAGGTCGAACAACGATTTGTCGAGGCCACGAAGCAACTGGAAGACTCGTCATTCGAAGCGTCCGACTTGGCCCAGCCAGCGCAAGACCTGAAGCTGACCGTTCACACTTCGGCTCCGTTCGGCCGTGAGGGGGGGGACGGTGTTGCCGCCAATCGTGCTGTTGTGACAGCTGCGTTCAGTCCGGAAGTGCTGGATGAAGGTGCCAACAGCACCGCCATTGAGCTGGACCCGGAAACGGTGATCGTCTTGCGTGCCAAGGAGCATCGCAAGCCTGCGCAACTGCCACTGGAAGCTGTCGCTGCCAGCATCCGCGTGCAATTGGCCAAGGAACACGCAAGTGCCGCCGCCAAGACCAAGGCTGAGGCGTTGATTGTTAGCCTACGCGATGGCAAGACGCCGCTTGATAAGCCAATCGACGGCCAGAGCTGGAAGATCACTGAAGCGGCCACTCGCGCTCAGGAGGGGGTTGACCCTACTGTTCTGCAAGCGCTGTTCCGCATGCCCAAGCCTGTGGCCAAGGGTAAGCCAACCTTCAGCAATGTGACCCTGGCCGATGGTAGCCTGGTGATCGTCCGTCTGAACGGCGTCAACGAAGCTGCTGCGCCGACCGATGAAGAGAAGGCTCAATACCGTCGCTTCCTCGCCTCGCGTATTGGTCAGCAAGACTTTGCTGCCTTCCGCAAACAGCTGGAAAGTCAGGCTGACATCAAGCATTACTGATGCCTGATTGAGGTGTCTGCAACATAAAACCCCGGCCTAAAAGCTGGGGTTTTTTGTGGTGCGCCAGGCATGGCGCGTTGCGCGCAAGCGCAACCAGTTTGGCTGTGGTGGCCACGCTGGTGACTTGGAGGTGCAAGTCCTCTACACACCCGGCAAGGGGAAGTATTAGCCGAAGGCAAGGGTGTCGCGGGTGACTGCGAATCTGAAGGAAGCCTTACCTCGAGGCCGGCGTGATGTCAGGCGGTATCGCCAGTCGACGGCAGGAAGGGACGCCGCAAGGCGGCCCGCTCTCGCCGTTGCTGTCGAACATCCTGCTCAACGAACTCGATCGCGAGCTGGAACGGCGGGGTCATTGCTTCGTGCGCTACGCCGATGATGCGAACATTTATGTGCGCAGTCGTCGTGCTGGGGCGCGAGTGATGGCCAGTGTTGAGCGCTTTCTCAATCGGCGTCTGAAACTGACGTTGAACCGGGAAAAGAGCCGTGTGGCAAGGCCTTGGGCCTGTGACTATCTGGGTTATGGGATGAGCTGGCATCAACAGCCGAGGCTAAGAGTGGCGACGATGAGTCTGGGTCGTTTACGCGACCGACTCAGAGACCTGCTGCGCGGAGCGCGGGGCCACAAGATGGCGAACGTCATCGAGCGGATAAACCCCGTACTACGCGGTTGGGCTGGCTACTTCAAGCTGAGTCAGAGCAAGCGGCCCCTTGAGGAACTGGACGGCTGGGTGCGGCATAAACTTCGCTGCATCATCTGGCGTCAATGGAAGCAGCCCTCTACGAGGGCGCGCAACTTGATGCGCTTAGGACTCAGCGAAGCGCGTGCCTGCAAATCAGCGTTCAACGGTCGAGGTCCATGGTGGAGCTCGGGAGCGCCACATATGAATCAGGCGCTGCCGAAGAAACTGTGGGATGGACTCGGGCTGGTCTCGATACTGGATACGATAAACCGGCTTAGCCGTATAACCTGAACCGCCGTATACGGAACCGTATGTACGGTGGTGTGAGAGGACGGCGGCTGTGAAGCCGCCTCCTACTCGAATCGCGTAATACCGTCTGAGCGGTGGGT is a window of Pseudomonas sp. DC1.2 DNA encoding:
- a CDS encoding HU family DNA-binding protein, whose amino-acid sequence is MNKSELIDAIAASADIPKAAAGRALDAVIESVTGALKAGDSVVLVGFGTFSVTDRPARIGRNPQTGKTLEIAAAKKPGFKAGKALKEAVN
- a CDS encoding SurA N-terminal domain-containing protein, whose amino-acid sequence is MLQNIRDNSQGWIAKTIIGVIVALMALTGFDAIFKATTHSNDAAKVNGEEISQNELSQAVDMQRRQLMQQLGKDFDASLLDEKMLRESALKGLIDRKLLLQGAEKSKFAFSEASLDQVILLTPEFQVDGKFSSERFDQVIRQLGYSRLQFRQMLAQEMLIGQLRAGLAGSGFVTDAQVLAFARLEKQTRDFAFLNIKVDPAAVKLTDDEVKAYYDEHAKEFMTPDQVVIDYLELKKASFFDQVAVKDEDLQAAYQKEIANLAEQRRAAHILIEVNDKMTEAQAKAKIEEIQARLAKGEKFEALAKEFSQDPGSASSGGDLGYAGPGVYDPAFEKALYSLTKDQVSAPVRTDFGFHLIKLLGVEAPEVPTFASLKNKLTRELKTQQVEQRFVEATKQLEDSSFEASDLAQPAQDLKLTVHTSAPFGREGGDGVAANRAVVTAAFSPEVLDEGANSTAIELDPETVIVLRAKEHRKPAQLPLEAVAASIRVQLAKEHASAAAKTKAEALIVSLRDGKTPLDKPIDGQSWKITEAATRAQEGVDPTVLQALFRMPKPVAKGKPTFSNVTLADGSLVIVRLNGVNEAAAPTDEEKAQYRRFLASRIGQQDFAAFRKQLESQADIKHY